The following proteins come from a genomic window of Flavobacteriaceae bacterium MAR_2010_188:
- a CDS encoding ribonucleoside-diphosphate reductase alpha chain — translation MYVLKRDGRKEPMMFDKITARVRKLCYGLNPLVDPVKVAMRVIEGLYDGVTTSELDNLAAEIAASLTVAHPDYARLAARISVSNLHKNTKKSFSEVMHDLYTYVNPRTGKNAPLLADDVYETIMENKDLLDSTIIYNRDFGYDYFGFKTLERSYLLKLNGEIAERPQHMLMRVSIGIHDKDIDAAIETYELMSKKYFTHATPTLFNAGTPKPQMSSCFLLTMKDDSIDGIYDTLKQTAKISQSAGGIGLAIHNVRATGSYIAGTNGTSNGIVPMLRVFNDTARYVDQGGGKRKGSFAIYMETWHADIVDFLDLKKNHGKEEMRARDLFYAMWISDLFMERVQENADWTLMCPNECPGLSDTHSEEFEALYLKYEAEGKGRRTMKARELWEKILESQIETGTPYMLYKDAVNRKSNQKNLGTIKSSNLCTEIMEYTSPDEVAVCNLASIALPMFVKNGEFDHKELYKTTKRVTKNLNRVIDRNYYPVKEAANSNFRHRPIGLGVQGLADTFIELRLPFTCDEAKKLNQEIFETLYFAALTASMEEAKEDGPYESYKGSPISQGEFQHNLWGLKDEDLSGRWDWAKLRKDIKKNGVRNSLLVAPMPTASTSQILGNNECFEPYTSNIYTRRVLSGEFIVVNKHLLEDLVNLGIWNDGLKQDIMRANGSIQDIEGIPQDIKELYKTVWELSMKDIIDMSRHRGYFIDQSQSLNLFMEGATMAKLTSMHFYAWKSGLKTGMYYLRTKSAVDAIKFTLDNKKSVESVPEVVQVDSIIAQQQNVAEKTAIKFAKETAEVEPMTEEEMKALIAQAKAAEGDDCLMCGS, via the coding sequence AGACCCTGTAAAAGTAGCGATGAGAGTTATCGAAGGTCTTTACGATGGTGTTACTACCAGTGAACTAGATAATCTAGCTGCAGAAATTGCGGCTTCGTTAACAGTTGCACATCCTGATTATGCTCGTTTAGCGGCGCGTATTTCTGTCTCTAATTTACATAAGAATACCAAAAAGTCATTTAGCGAGGTTATGCACGATCTCTATACCTACGTAAATCCGCGTACTGGTAAAAACGCTCCATTGTTGGCAGATGATGTTTATGAAACAATCATGGAGAATAAGGATTTATTGGATTCTACTATAATCTATAATCGCGATTTTGGATATGACTATTTTGGGTTTAAAACTCTAGAACGGTCTTATCTATTGAAATTAAACGGAGAGATTGCAGAACGCCCACAGCACATGTTAATGAGGGTTTCTATTGGGATTCATGATAAGGATATCGATGCGGCCATCGAAACTTATGAGCTGATGTCCAAAAAATATTTCACTCACGCAACACCAACTCTTTTTAACGCGGGAACGCCAAAACCTCAAATGTCATCTTGCTTTCTTTTAACCATGAAAGATGATAGTATAGATGGTATATACGATACCCTAAAACAAACGGCCAAAATATCTCAATCTGCCGGTGGTATTGGTTTAGCGATTCACAATGTACGTGCTACTGGTAGTTATATTGCTGGTACTAACGGAACCTCAAATGGTATTGTACCAATGTTAAGAGTCTTTAATGATACGGCTCGTTATGTTGATCAAGGCGGTGGAAAAAGAAAAGGAAGCTTTGCAATCTACATGGAAACTTGGCACGCCGATATAGTCGATTTCTTAGACCTTAAGAAAAATCACGGTAAAGAAGAAATGCGCGCCAGAGACCTATTTTATGCCATGTGGATTTCTGATCTGTTTATGGAGAGAGTCCAGGAGAATGCAGATTGGACGTTGATGTGTCCTAACGAATGCCCCGGACTTAGCGATACCCACAGTGAGGAGTTTGAAGCTCTTTATCTCAAGTATGAAGCTGAAGGTAAAGGAAGAAGGACTATGAAGGCTAGGGAACTTTGGGAAAAAATCCTAGAGTCCCAGATAGAAACTGGTACGCCCTATATGCTGTATAAAGATGCGGTGAACAGAAAATCTAACCAAAAGAATTTAGGTACCATTAAATCTTCTAATCTCTGCACCGAAATTATGGAGTATACTTCTCCAGATGAGGTAGCGGTTTGTAACCTGGCCTCCATTGCGTTGCCAATGTTCGTGAAAAACGGAGAATTTGATCATAAAGAACTTTACAAAACAACTAAGAGAGTTACTAAAAACTTAAACAGGGTTATCGATAGAAATTACTATCCGGTTAAGGAAGCGGCCAACTCAAATTTTAGACACCGCCCAATAGGATTGGGAGTGCAAGGATTGGCAGATACGTTTATAGAACTGCGTCTTCCTTTTACATGTGATGAAGCCAAAAAATTAAACCAAGAAATTTTTGAAACTCTTTATTTCGCGGCTTTAACAGCTTCAATGGAAGAGGCAAAAGAAGATGGACCTTATGAAAGTTATAAGGGTTCGCCTATCAGTCAAGGAGAATTTCAACATAATCTTTGGGGCTTAAAGGATGAAGATTTAAGCGGTAGATGGGACTGGGCTAAACTCAGAAAAGACATTAAGAAAAATGGGGTAAGAAATTCCTTGTTAGTGGCTCCGATGCCAACTGCAAGTACATCTCAAATCCTAGGAAATAATGAATGTTTTGAACCTTATACTTCTAACATTTATACAAGACGTGTACTTTCAGGTGAATTCATTGTAGTTAATAAGCATTTATTAGAAGACCTTGTTAATCTCGGTATCTGGAATGATGGCCTAAAACAGGATATCATGAGAGCTAATGGTTCTATCCAAGATATTGAAGGCATTCCACAAGATATTAAAGAATTGTACAAGACCGTTTGGGAGCTAAGCATGAAGGACATTATCGATATGTCTAGACATAGAGGTTATTTTATAGATCAATCACAATCGCTCAACCTATTTATGGAAGGAGCAACAATGGCGAAACTTACTTCTATGCACTTCTACGCATGGAAGAGTGGACTTAAAACCGGAATGTACTATCTACGTACTAAGAGTGCTGTAGATGCGATTAAATTTACGTTAGACAATAAGAAGAGCGTAGAAAGCGTTCCTGAAGTAGTACAAGTTGATTCCATTATTGCACAACAACAAAACGTTGCTGAAAAAACTGCAATCAAGTTTGCAAAAGAAACTGCTGAAGTAGAACCAATGACAGAAGAAGAAATGAAAGCTCTTATTGCACAGGCTAAAGCTGCAGAAGGTGATGATTGCCTAATGTGTGGTTCATAA